One Cryptomeria japonica chromosome 9, Sugi_1.0, whole genome shotgun sequence genomic window carries:
- the LOC131054138 gene encoding uncharacterized protein At5g41620: MAREKGTMEDFIRGGGKVRKRGSSSSSSSTILQNVKLKRAILAGRRGGSSTPVPNWKMSSETPPMASSPYPPSLSGIARGNRVSVSARKLAATLWELQEIPTSSTAAVGIQQDKKVKKSSRNGDYYKTRSRERTPLQSHFLPPHLSDPSHSPSSLTADRSGTGSLRRQIASLIQRNGHARKNGGSLQPLRSPSNVSSMEIETRDRPFTPSSSLLGLKVKSGESGYNLTTSSELLKILNRIWSLEEQHSSSVSLVSALRSELEHARGRIRELMQEQREDRHQIDSLMKRVAEEKMIWKTKEQDKVRAAIQTAREELEDERKFRRKLESVNKKLTRELDETKGALAKALQDFEREQKARELMEEVCDELAREIGEDKAEVEELKRESAKVWEEVEEERKMLQMAEVWREERVQMKLAEARLELEEKNEILDKLRSELEAFLRAKRANDLKSEVRNRIDAREAELQRDSMNEVKSAPQGIDDEDSADSDLHSIELNRETLEDNTRAYKWSYATSGRSEETKGRRSDQRANLNEESKGRRSNDQRIQIEDQMGNTWHGSKAQILDRLKGNNSLDKERMAEGIEWDFTSSSQWIERNIESWDDGQDHGKPSKNATESLARADSLTESECNGAKQDQDKARRFKSVGGGRDHFVSSALVSAHGSASPTRQWNHHWPPPDPGSARIGRSKGGPDWAKGSRENTLKARLLEARLEGQHTRAGRSKFLEYK, encoded by the exons ATGGCGAGAGAGAAAGGAACCATGGAGGATTTTATCCGCGGAGGAGGAAAAGTTCGAAAGAGAGGCTCTTCGTCGTCTTCGTCATCCACAATACTGCAGAATGTGAAGCTGAAACGTGCGATTCTGGCAGGGAGACGAGGAGGCTCGAGCACGCCGGTACCGAATTGGAAAATGTCTTCAGAAACGCCTCCAATGGCGTCTTCGCCATACCCGCCTTCACTCAGTGGTATTGCACGTGGTAACAGGGTTTCCGTTTCTGCAAGGAAATTGGCTGCTACTCTTTGGGAGCTTCAGGAAATACCGACCTCGTCTACAGCGGCAGTAGGCATACAACAAGATAAGAAGGTTAAGAAGAGCTCACGGAATGGCGATTATTACAAAACCAGAAGCCGCGAGAGAACGCCGTTGCAGTCTCATTTCTTGCCTCCGCATTTGTCTGATCCATCTCACAGTCCAAGCTCTCTG ACAGCAGATCGATCTGGGACAGGCAGCCTCAGAAGACAAATAGCTTCTCTGATACAGAGAAATGGGCATGCTCGAAAAAATGGTGGATCTTTGCAGCCTTTACGATCCCCAAGCAATGTGAGCTCAATGGAG ATAGAGACCCGTGATCGGCCTTTCACCCCTTCAAGTTCCCTCCTGGGTTTGAAGGTCAAGTCAGGGGAATCAGGCTATAATCTCACAACCTCTTCTGAGCTGTTGAAGATTCTAAACCGTATATGGAGCCTTGAAGAACAACATTCATCCAGTGTCTCATTGGTATCTGCTTTACGATCTGAATTGGAACATGCTCGGGGGCGAATCCGGGAATTAATGCAAGAACAGAGAGAGGATCGTCACCAAATTGATAGCTTAATGAAAAGAGTTGCAGAagaaaagatgatttggaaaaccaaagaacaagatAAAGTTAGAGCTGCCATTCAAACAGCAAGAGAAGAGCTGGAAGATGAAAGGAAATTTAGGAGGAAACTGGAGAGTGTGAATAAAAAGCTTACACGAGAGCTGGATGAAACAAAGGGGGCACTTGCAAAAGCACTGCAAGATTTTGAGAGGGAACAGAAAGCTCGGGAACTAATGGAAGAAGTTTGTGATGAATTGGCAAGGGAAATTGGAGAAGACAAGGCTGAGGTGGAGGAACTGAAACGTGAGTCTGCTAAGGTTTGGGAAGAGGTTGAAGAGGAGAGAAAGATGCTTCAGATGGCAGAGGTATGGAGGGAAGAAAGGGTTCAGATGAAGCTAGCAGAAGCCAGGCTTGAGcttgaagagaaaaatgaaattCTAGATAAGCTAAGAAGTGAGCTAGAGGCATTTTTGAGAGCCAAAAGGGCAAATGATTTGAAGAGTGAGGTACGAAACAGAATTGATGCAAGGGAAGCAGAGCTACAGAGAGATTCAATGAATGAGGTTAAAAGTGCACCTCAAGGGATAGATGATGAAGATTCAGCTGACAGTGATCTTCATTCAATTGAACTTAACAGAGAAACATTGGAAGATAATACTAGAGCCTACAAATGGAGTTATGCTACTTCTGGGAGATCAGAAGAAACAAAGGGCCGTAGATCAGATCAGAGGGCAAACTTGAATGAAGAATCAAAAGGTCGAAGATCCAATGACCAAAGAATTCAGATTGAAGACCAGATGGGAAATACATGGCATGGGAGCAAAGCGCAAATATTGGATAGGCTTAAAGGCAACAATTCTCTTGACAAAGAGAGGATGGCAGAAGGAATCGAATGGGATTTTACAAGTAGTTCTCAGTGGATTGAGAGGAATATTGAGTCATGGGACGATGGCCAAGATCATGGGAAACCCTCAAAAAATGCCACTGAGAGTCTGGCCAGAGCTGACAGTCTGACTGAGTCTGAATGCAATGGTGCAAAGCAGGATCAGGACAAAGCAAGGCGATTTAAGTCTGTTGGTGGTGGCAGAGATCATTTTGTTAGTTCTGCATTAGTGTCTGCACATGGCTCTGCCAGCCCAACCCGACAATGGAATCATCACTGGCCTCCTCCTGATCCTGGAAGTGCAAGGATTGGAAGATCAAAAGGTGGTCCAGATTGGGCCAAGGGATCACGAGAGAACACTTTGAAGGCAAGACTACTGGAAGCTCGTTTGGAAGGTCAGCACACACGTGCAGGTAGATCAAAATTTTTGGAGTACAAGTAG